The following coding sequences are from one Sulfitobacter sp. HNIBRBA3233 window:
- a CDS encoding ABC transporter ATP-binding protein — MDYDLQLSHVYKTYDNGTPAVIDFNLDVEKGEFIAFLGPSGCGKSTTLRMISGFETVTKGDLNMRGQRMNNVLPERRPTSMIFQNYALFPHMDVRQNVRFGLDVKKMPRAEADRKVDGILEKLGLGEIANLPTARLSGGQRQRIALARSLVVEPDILLLDEPLGALDANLRKSIQNELKLLQRDLGITFVFVTHAQSEALALSDRTIVMNAGRVEQISPPRELYTQPRSQFVARFIGSNTIIPGTVRATEGSKVTLDTAYGPLSGTDRLGAGITEGRDMSIVLPAEAVDIVPADVDAAQIATEFGGNSIACKIERLQIVGHIMKMVVRLENGEKIDVEGHVDKYRDRLAVDGSAHVVWRSAAATVIDQ; from the coding sequence TTGGATTACGACCTACAGCTCAGCCATGTCTACAAGACCTACGATAACGGCACGCCTGCCGTCATCGATTTCAATCTCGACGTGGAAAAAGGCGAATTCATCGCCTTCCTCGGCCCATCGGGCTGCGGCAAGTCCACGACGTTGCGCATGATCTCGGGGTTCGAGACGGTGACGAAGGGCGATCTGAACATGCGCGGCCAGCGCATGAACAACGTGCTGCCCGAACGGCGCCCGACCTCGATGATCTTCCAGAACTACGCGCTCTTCCCGCATATGGATGTGCGCCAGAACGTGCGTTTTGGCCTCGACGTCAAAAAGATGCCCCGCGCGGAGGCCGATCGCAAAGTGGACGGCATCCTCGAAAAACTCGGCCTCGGGGAAATCGCGAACCTGCCTACCGCGCGCCTTTCGGGCGGCCAGCGCCAGCGCATCGCCCTGGCCCGGTCGCTGGTGGTCGAGCCGGATATCCTGCTGCTCGACGAACCACTGGGCGCGCTGGACGCGAACCTGCGTAAATCGATCCAGAACGAGCTGAAGCTGCTGCAACGCGATCTCGGCATCACCTTCGTGTTTGTGACCCACGCCCAATCCGAGGCGCTGGCCCTGTCGGACCGCACCATCGTGATGAACGCAGGCCGGGTCGAGCAGATCAGCCCGCCGCGCGAGCTTTATACCCAGCCGCGCAGCCAGTTCGTGGCGCGGTTCATCGGCTCCAACACGATCATTCCCGGCACCGTCCGCGCCACCGAAGGCAGCAAGGTCACGCTCGACACCGCCTACGGTCCGCTCAGCGGTACCGACCGTCTGGGGGCAGGGATCACCGAAGGCCGCGACATGAGCATTGTTCTGCCAGCGGAGGCTGTGGACATCGTCCCCGCCGACGTTGACGCAGCGCAGATCGCCACTGAATTCGGTGGGAATTCGATTGCCTGCAAGATCGAGCGCCTGCAGATCGTCGGCCACATTATGAAAATGGTCGTCCGCCTCGAAAACGGCGAGAAAATCGACGTCGAGGGACACGTCGACAAATACCGTGACCGTCTGGCCGTGGACGGGTCGGCTCATGTCGTCTGGCGCTCCGCCGCCGCGACCGTGATTGACCAGTAA
- a CDS encoding ABC transporter substrate-binding protein, translating into MTSSNFSRRKFLQTTAGTAALAATGPLGAQQAFAASHLANQELRTVGLSVTVQERILNDFKEKSGIGAVSGKADIFPNTQTEILSGSDAYDCWEIIGERLAAMVATDKLAPIEASSLKNWAGIRDTFITPDDRFDLERQIVGQIWEDESQTRLNMVPTVYNYDSIGFRPDLVDAEEASNWSSLFDEKFAGKTGLNVDPLIAFGQAVLAMNELGLLEVSNPGNPDAEAIEEAAKFLIAKKKAGQFRALWGDFGELVNLLASGEMIIADAWQPAVMAVKAQGVECSYATMKSGYRGWAIGPAPLKTSPNLEAVAAYADYWLSGPPAIAVSEQGYYSPTTNIKDVMDPDKYAFWYEGKPWVGASERGINEGDLRDGGSLEERAANVAYWHQWPDEYDLLIRKWDEFLSA; encoded by the coding sequence ATGACCAGTTCTAACTTCTCACGACGCAAATTCCTGCAAACGACGGCGGGCACTGCTGCGCTTGCCGCGACGGGTCCGCTAGGGGCACAACAAGCCTTTGCGGCCAGTCACCTTGCCAATCAGGAATTGCGCACGGTGGGCCTTTCCGTGACGGTGCAGGAGCGTATCCTCAACGATTTCAAGGAAAAATCGGGCATCGGCGCCGTCAGCGGTAAAGCCGATATTTTCCCCAACACGCAAACCGAAATCCTGTCGGGCTCCGACGCCTACGACTGCTGGGAGATCATCGGTGAGCGTCTGGCCGCGATGGTCGCCACGGACAAGCTGGCCCCCATCGAGGCGTCGAGCCTGAAAAACTGGGCCGGCATCCGCGACACCTTCATCACCCCCGACGACCGTTTTGACCTTGAGCGTCAGATCGTCGGCCAGATTTGGGAAGACGAAAGCCAGACCCGCCTGAACATGGTGCCGACAGTCTACAACTACGACTCGATCGGCTTCCGCCCCGACCTCGTGGATGCGGAAGAAGCGTCAAACTGGTCCTCGCTCTTCGACGAGAAATTCGCGGGCAAGACTGGTCTGAACGTCGATCCGCTGATCGCATTCGGTCAGGCCGTGCTGGCCATGAACGAACTCGGCCTGCTCGAAGTCTCCAACCCCGGCAACCCGGACGCGGAGGCCATCGAAGAGGCCGCCAAGTTCCTGATCGCCAAGAAGAAAGCGGGCCAGTTCCGCGCGCTTTGGGGTGACTTCGGTGAGCTGGTGAACCTGCTCGCATCGGGTGAGATGATCATCGCCGACGCATGGCAGCCCGCCGTCATGGCCGTTAAGGCACAGGGCGTCGAGTGTTCCTATGCCACGATGAAAAGCGGCTATCGCGGCTGGGCCATCGGTCCCGCCCCGCTCAAGACGTCGCCAAACCTCGAGGCTGTCGCGGCCTACGCCGACTACTGGCTGTCCGGTCCCCCCGCCATCGCGGTGTCCGAGCAGGGCTACTACTCGCCCACCACGAACATCAAGGATGTCATGGACCCCGACAAATACGCCTTCTGGTACGAAGGCAAGCCGTGGGTCGGCGCGTCCGAGCGTGGCATCAACGAAGGCGATCTGCGTGACGGTGGCTCGCTCGAAGAGCGCGCCGCGAACGTTGCCTACTGGCACCAGTGGCCAGACGAGTACGACCTGCTGATCCGCAAGTGGGACGAATTCCTCTCGGCCTAA
- a CDS encoding SDR family NAD(P)-dependent oxidoreductase: MTKVVLITGAGIGIGAACAKAFAAEGAHVVVTDVLKDEGEATVKAITDAGGSAEFQPLDVTDTAAADALVADIEKRHGGIDTIVANAGIAHRVPIDELTDEKWDHTFDIDLKGMFRVIRPAVPGMCKRGKGAIVCLSSIMGVAYGWDEHVHYSSAKSGVVGLVRGLAVELARSGIRVNGIAPGYIRTAQLLSEEHSLGPKGAETAGDNIPMGRIGEGEDIADVATFLASEKARYITGQVITVDGGLLVGRY, encoded by the coding sequence ATGACGAAAGTTGTTCTCATTACCGGCGCGGGCATCGGTATCGGTGCGGCCTGCGCCAAGGCTTTCGCCGCGGAGGGCGCGCATGTGGTCGTGACAGACGTTCTGAAAGACGAGGGCGAGGCGACCGTCAAGGCAATCACCGACGCAGGGGGCAGTGCCGAATTCCAGCCTCTCGACGTGACCGATACCGCAGCCGCCGACGCGCTGGTGGCGGACATCGAGAAACGCCACGGCGGGATCGATACAATCGTCGCGAACGCAGGCATCGCCCACCGGGTGCCCATCGACGAACTGACCGACGAAAAGTGGGACCATACCTTCGACATTGATCTGAAGGGCATGTTCCGCGTCATCCGCCCCGCTGTCCCGGGGATGTGCAAGCGTGGCAAAGGTGCGATCGTGTGCCTGTCGTCGATCATGGGCGTCGCCTATGGCTGGGACGAACACGTACATTACTCCTCCGCGAAATCCGGCGTTGTCGGGCTGGTTCGCGGTCTGGCCGTCGAACTCGCCCGCAGCGGTATCCGTGTGAACGGGATCGCTCCCGGCTACATCCGCACCGCGCAATTGCTGAGCGAAGAGCACTCGCTCGGACCCAAGGGCGCTGAGACGGCGGGAGACAATATACCCATGGGCCGTATCGGGGAAGGAGAGGACATCGCCGATGTCGCGACCTTCCTCGCCTCCGAAAAGGCGCGATACATAACAGGGCAAGTAATTACCGTGGACGGTGGGCTTTTGGTCGGGCGCTACTGA
- a CDS encoding SDR family NAD(P)-dependent oxidoreductase has product MSVALVTGAGSGIGQAIARRLAADGYAVAVGDFDADAARATAEEIGGLAIHADVSDKDAVADMVATCTDKLGAPTHLINNAGHVHQARFTDLTADDFDRMIAVHLRGTFLCAHAVLPAMLANGKGCIINMASQLGQIGGIELVHYSAAKAGIIGLTKALAREVSTQGVRVNAIAPGPINTPLVRALSDDWRAAKSAELPLGRFGEPEDVADTAAFLCSDAAKIYVGQTLSPNSGDVML; this is encoded by the coding sequence GTGAGCGTTGCGCTGGTAACAGGGGCGGGTTCGGGCATCGGACAAGCCATCGCGCGGCGGCTGGCGGCGGACGGTTATGCCGTGGCTGTCGGAGATTTCGACGCGGATGCGGCGCGCGCCACCGCGGAAGAGATCGGTGGCCTCGCGATCCACGCGGATGTGTCCGACAAGGACGCGGTGGCGGATATGGTCGCCACCTGCACGGACAAACTGGGCGCACCGACGCATCTGATCAACAACGCAGGTCACGTGCATCAGGCGCGGTTCACCGACCTCACGGCGGATGATTTCGACCGGATGATCGCCGTTCACCTGCGTGGCACGTTTCTGTGCGCCCACGCCGTGCTGCCCGCGATGCTGGCCAACGGCAAAGGCTGCATCATTAACATGGCGTCGCAGCTGGGGCAGATCGGCGGGATCGAGCTGGTACATTATTCCGCCGCCAAGGCCGGGATCATCGGCCTGACAAAAGCACTCGCACGCGAGGTCAGCACGCAGGGCGTGCGCGTCAACGCCATCGCGCCGGGGCCGATCAACACGCCGCTGGTGCGCGCGCTCTCCGACGACTGGCGCGCGGCGAAATCCGCAGAACTGCCGCTCGGCCGTTTTGGAGAGCCCGAAGATGTCGCCGACACAGCCGCCTTTCTGTGTTCGGACGCGGCAAAGATATACGTGGGCCAGACGCTTAGCCCGAATTCAGGAGACGTGATGCTATGA
- a CDS encoding ABC transporter permease, whose product MESKILKPILGVYVALFILFLYGPFIVLGIISFQQGPEGGPQFPIIEWSTYWYRHLFGMTPPSRIAPLPVGEALIRSLTLAFMTMVTSTVLGVMAAQAFRKRFRGSGFVFYLIVLGMMVPGVLTGLGISLLANNVLDIERHWFTTAFVAHVVYTFPFAFLVMLAILNRFDGSVEEASWSLGVSPARTFRKVTFPLIFPGVLSAMLFAFTLSFDEFPRTLFASGRDQTLPLAIYGTFSVEIHPNIFAFGVMTTLFSFALLAVYGILMGLSIRRAKKVAMQEEIE is encoded by the coding sequence ATGGAATCCAAGATCCTCAAGCCGATCCTCGGCGTCTACGTCGCGCTGTTCATCCTGTTTCTCTACGGACCGTTCATCGTGCTGGGCATCATTTCGTTCCAGCAGGGGCCAGAGGGCGGGCCACAGTTCCCGATCATCGAATGGTCGACCTACTGGTATCGCCACCTCTTCGGCATGACGCCGCCGTCGCGCATCGCGCCGCTGCCGGTGGGCGAGGCGCTGATCCGGTCGCTGACGCTTGCCTTCATGACCATGGTAACATCGACCGTGCTGGGCGTGATGGCTGCACAGGCCTTCCGCAAACGGTTCCGCGGTTCCGGCTTCGTCTTTTACCTGATCGTACTGGGCATGATGGTGCCCGGCGTGCTGACCGGTCTTGGCATCTCGCTGCTGGCCAACAACGTGCTCGACATCGAGCGCCACTGGTTCACCACGGCTTTCGTCGCCCACGTCGTCTATACCTTCCCCTTCGCGTTCCTCGTGATGCTGGCGATCCTCAACCGCTTCGACGGTTCGGTAGAAGAAGCATCCTGGTCGCTCGGGGTGTCCCCGGCGCGCACGTTCCGCAAGGTGACGTTCCCGCTGATCTTCCCCGGGGTGCTGTCGGCGATGCTATTTGCCTTCACGCTCAGCTTTGACGAATTCCCGCGCACGCTTTTCGCAAGCGGTCGTGACCAGACGCTGCCACTGGCGATCTACGGTACGTTCTCGGTCGAGATTCACCCCAACATCTTCGCTTTCGGCGTTATGACCACCCTGTTCTCCTTTGCGCTGCTGGCTGTCTACGGCATCCTGATGGGGCTCAGCATCCGCCGCGCCAAGAAGGTCGCGATGCAGGAGGAAATCGAGTGA
- a CDS encoding ABC transporter permease, with protein sequence MSAVTETKRDKTRLMLLAPGVIWMLLFLIAPILMIVYVSFWTQTTFSINSTLTLESWRNFFGSEAYVGALWTTLKMWLIVLSATFLIGYPAALYIGLLVKNQTIATVLLVLCVIPFWTSFLIRVLAWRPMLGKEGAINIILQKLGLIDTPIEVLLFSELSVIIGMTQIYVVFMVGPIAFMLGRIDRNIIEAARDLGAGFGRIFWKIIFPLSLPGVVVGAIFVSVMVLGEFATSGALSGRKVNLLGNIIVTQVGSLKWAMASVVGVILTVLLGIVVAGFLRIVDLKREL encoded by the coding sequence ATGAGCGCCGTTACCGAGACAAAACGTGACAAGACACGGTTGATGCTGCTCGCTCCCGGTGTGATCTGGATGCTGCTGTTCCTGATCGCGCCGATCCTGATGATTGTATACGTGTCGTTCTGGACACAGACGACATTCTCGATCAACTCCACCCTTACACTGGAAAGCTGGCGCAACTTCTTCGGTTCTGAGGCTTACGTCGGGGCGCTCTGGACCACGCTCAAGATGTGGCTGATCGTGCTCTCCGCAACCTTCCTGATCGGCTATCCGGCGGCTCTCTATATTGGGCTTCTGGTCAAGAACCAGACCATCGCGACCGTGCTTCTGGTGCTCTGCGTCATCCCGTTCTGGACATCTTTCCTGATCCGCGTGCTGGCCTGGCGACCGATGCTGGGCAAGGAAGGCGCGATCAACATCATCCTGCAAAAGCTTGGCCTGATCGATACGCCGATCGAGGTTCTGCTGTTCTCCGAACTCAGCGTGATCATCGGGATGACCCAGATCTACGTCGTGTTCATGGTCGGGCCGATCGCCTTCATGCTGGGCCGTATCGACCGCAACATCATCGAAGCGGCGCGTGACCTTGGCGCAGGATTTGGCCGGATTTTCTGGAAGATCATCTTTCCGCTCAGCCTGCCGGGCGTTGTGGTCGGGGCCATTTTCGTCTCGGTCATGGTGCTGGGCGAATTTGCCACCTCGGGCGCGCTGTCGGGCCGCAAGGTGAACCTTTTGGGTAACATCATCGTCACGCAGGTGGGCAGCCTGAAATGGGCCATGGCGTCGGTTGTCGGGGTGATCCTGACCGTCTTGCTGGGCATCGTGGTGGCGGGTTTCCTGCGTATCGTCGATCTGAAAAGGGAGCTTTGA
- a CDS encoding ABC transporter ATP-binding protein: MAQHDSIFRLEGVTRRYGDLVALNAIDFDAPRNEYISLLGPSGSGKTCLLRVIAGFERPDEGRVFFEGRDITDLPAHKRGIGVVFQNFALFPHLSVFENVAFGMRNGAESFADDVIDTRTREAIEMVGLAGLEDRLPDQISGGQKQRVALARTLVMQPRLVLLDEPLGALDANLRDRMQTELRAIRERLDVTFLHVTGSETEALAMGDTVCVLHDGKIIQSGTPDEIYDAPTSSNVALFLNRFNIFEGHLDGDTFQGPFGAAPAPNPTPNDRDVYAIRYDRTQIFDKGETLPGPALPAKYLASEYLGSSIIFLFETPKGDTVEVDHHLSFGDPRDLTVGNDYVLSWDPANAIVFGKEASA; the protein is encoded by the coding sequence ATGGCGCAGCACGATTCCATTTTTCGACTCGAGGGTGTCACTCGGCGCTACGGCGATCTCGTCGCGCTGAACGCCATAGACTTCGATGCTCCGCGCAACGAATATATCTCGCTTCTGGGGCCCTCCGGCTCGGGCAAAACCTGCCTGTTGCGCGTGATCGCCGGGTTCGAGCGTCCCGACGAGGGGCGCGTGTTTTTCGAGGGGCGCGACATCACCGACCTGCCGGCGCACAAGCGGGGCATCGGGGTGGTGTTTCAGAACTTCGCCCTGTTCCCGCACCTGAGCGTTTTCGAGAACGTTGCCTTCGGCATGCGCAACGGCGCAGAGAGTTTTGCCGACGACGTGATCGATACGCGCACCCGCGAGGCCATCGAGATGGTCGGCCTCGCAGGGTTGGAAGACCGCTTGCCCGACCAGATTTCCGGCGGTCAGAAACAGCGTGTGGCGCTGGCGCGTACATTGGTCATGCAGCCGCGTCTTGTGTTGCTGGACGAACCGCTAGGCGCGCTTGACGCCAATCTGCGCGACCGGATGCAAACCGAGTTGCGCGCGATCCGCGAACGGCTCGATGTGACCTTCCTGCATGTAACCGGCTCGGAGACCGAGGCGCTTGCCATGGGCGACACCGTTTGCGTGCTGCACGACGGCAAGATCATCCAATCCGGCACGCCTGACGAAATCTATGATGCGCCGACGTCGTCCAACGTTGCGCTTTTCCTCAACCGTTTCAATATCTTCGAAGGGCATCTGGACGGCGACACGTTCCAGGGGCCGTTCGGGGCCGCACCTGCGCCCAACCCGACGCCAAACGACCGTGATGTCTATGCCATCCGCTATGACCGCACGCAGATCTTTGACAAGGGTGAAACGCTTCCCGGTCCGGCTCTTCCCGCGAAATACCTCGCCAGTGAATACCTTGGCTCGTCGATCATCTTCCTGTTCGAGACACCCAAGGGCGATACGGTCGAGGTCGATCACCATCTCAGCTTCGGGGACCCACGCGATCTGACGGTCGGCAACGACTACGTTCTGTCGTGGGATCCCGCCAACGCCATCGTTTTCGGCAAGGAGGCAAGCGCATGA
- a CDS encoding GntR family transcriptional regulator — translation MSRPASLGQRPLYQVITDVLRRNIAMGRLPTGLVLIEGPIARRMGTSRAPVQGALRQLAEEGLIHRFRGRGYLVGPAESAPEPLRRDLAEFKLDMPDSAKVALEVRGTWLRVYDQVEREIAACQIFGEYRVIETELADYLGVSRTVARDVLSRLNERGLVRKGAGAHWLAGPLTARALREKYQLRGIVEPAALRLASDHLEPGEIADIRAKIGDGSMDSSEALEDAFLRSCLDRAPNATLVQIIRNNRLLLSSVDKALSDLGLPADSIAIEQYRTLFDLIGSRQIDSAAEYLHEHLRMVTHKSLARLKIVALVPEIESLPRYLSEVE, via the coding sequence ATGAGCCGCCCGGCCTCTCTGGGTCAGCGTCCGCTGTATCAGGTCATCACCGACGTGTTGCGCCGCAACATCGCCATGGGGCGGCTGCCGACAGGATTGGTCCTGATCGAAGGGCCGATCGCGCGCCGCATGGGGACCAGCCGCGCACCCGTGCAGGGTGCGCTGCGCCAGCTCGCGGAGGAAGGATTGATCCACCGGTTCCGCGGCCGTGGCTATCTGGTCGGCCCGGCGGAAAGCGCCCCCGAACCGCTGCGGCGCGATCTGGCAGAGTTCAAGCTGGACATGCCCGACAGCGCAAAGGTCGCGCTGGAGGTACGCGGCACGTGGCTGCGCGTGTACGACCAGGTCGAGCGCGAGATCGCCGCCTGCCAGATCTTCGGCGAATACCGCGTGATCGAAACAGAGCTCGCCGATTACCTCGGCGTCAGCCGTACTGTCGCGCGCGACGTTCTGAGCCGCCTCAACGAAAGGGGGCTGGTGCGCAAGGGCGCGGGCGCGCACTGGCTGGCCGGTCCGCTGACCGCGCGCGCACTACGGGAGAAATACCAGCTGCGCGGCATCGTCGAACCCGCCGCGCTGCGTCTGGCGAGCGATCATCTTGAACCCGGCGAAATCGCCGACATTCGCGCCAAGATCGGCGACGGCAGCATGGACAGTTCCGAGGCGCTGGAGGACGCCTTCCTGCGGTCTTGTCTTGACCGCGCGCCGAACGCCACGCTGGTCCAGATCATCCGCAACAACCGCTTGTTGCTCAGCTCGGTGGACAAGGCGCTCAGCGATCTGGGACTGCCCGCCGACTCCATCGCGATCGAGCAGTATCGCACGCTTTTTGACCTGATCGGATCACGCCAGATCGATTCCGCGGCGGAGTACCTGCACGAGCATTTGCGGATGGTCACGCACAAGTCGCTGGCCCGACTCAAGATCGTCGCCCTGGTGCCGGAAATTGAGTCGCTGCCAAGGTATCTCTCGGAGGTGGAATAA
- a CDS encoding ABC transporter substrate-binding protein: protein MSDNLHRSHKLASPPRVKRRKLRVRGTDVTLLEEVRRAAMADLGIDLEFESLDFLTCQHRAAMDPGGYDIYEQCFHNLDIVWYWGALQPIDTERIAEWGNIGDLAIEGGLTRYTWEGHGDAPRRKLYVQPDGMIGPQPMRHISMLPTAHNVDSFGFDRRLFGEEEAGGASWAWLLDPRARGRIALVDEPAIGLFDAALAAEARGDLTFGDIGNMTVEEIDNLMILLESLRQSGLFHGAWVTPQEAEDMLHNDRVSVQSMWSPSYANLGLMEGVFVESTPREGYRAWHGGASLARHLSGAQLDLAYDYLNWWLTGPAGAMMARQGYYMTVPERVRKYLSEDEWDYWYGGEPARTDLPGRPGRITVRKGQRRAGGSYRERVSRIALWNTVMDEYNYATRVWKRFIARVNGGVT from the coding sequence ATGTCGGACAACCTGCACCGGTCACATAAACTTGCCTCGCCGCCGCGGGTCAAGCGGCGCAAGCTGCGTGTGCGCGGCACCGATGTCACGCTGCTGGAAGAGGTGCGCCGCGCCGCGATGGCCGACCTCGGGATCGACCTCGAATTCGAATCGCTCGATTTTCTGACTTGCCAGCACCGTGCCGCGATGGATCCGGGGGGCTATGACATCTACGAGCAGTGTTTCCACAACCTCGACATTGTCTGGTACTGGGGCGCGCTGCAGCCTATAGACACCGAGCGCATCGCCGAATGGGGCAATATCGGCGATCTGGCCATCGAGGGCGGGCTGACCCGCTATACCTGGGAGGGGCACGGAGACGCCCCGCGCCGCAAGCTCTATGTACAGCCGGACGGCATGATCGGTCCGCAGCCGATGCGCCATATCTCCATGCTGCCCACCGCCCATAACGTCGACAGCTTCGGCTTCGACCGCCGTCTCTTCGGCGAGGAAGAGGCGGGCGGCGCAAGCTGGGCCTGGCTGCTGGATCCGCGCGCGCGGGGGCGGATCGCGCTGGTGGATGAGCCGGCCATCGGCCTTTTCGATGCCGCCCTCGCGGCGGAGGCCCGTGGCGACCTTACCTTCGGTGATATCGGCAACATGACCGTCGAGGAAATCGACAACCTGATGATCCTGCTGGAATCCCTGCGCCAGAGCGGGCTGTTTCACGGCGCTTGGGTCACCCCGCAGGAAGCCGAGGACATGCTGCACAACGACCGCGTTTCGGTTCAAAGCATGTGGTCTCCCTCCTACGCCAATCTGGGTCTGATGGAGGGCGTCTTTGTCGAGAGCACACCGCGCGAGGGCTACCGCGCGTGGCACGGCGGCGCATCGCTGGCGCGGCATCTGTCAGGCGCGCAGCTGGATCTGGCCTATGATTATCTCAACTGGTGGCTGACCGGCCCCGCAGGCGCGATGATGGCAAGGCAGGGGTACTACATGACCGTCCCCGAGCGGGTGCGCAAATATCTCAGCGAGGATGAATGGGACTACTGGTACGGCGGTGAACCGGCGCGCACCGACCTTCCGGGCCGTCCGGGCCGCATCACCGTGCGCAAGGGCCAGCGCCGCGCGGGCGGCAGCTATCGCGAGAGGGTCAGCCGCATCGCCCTCTGGAATACGGTGATGGACGAATACAACTACGCCACGCGGGTCTGGAAACGCTTTATCGCGCGGGTCAACGGGGGGGTGACATGA